The following are from one region of the Stanieria sp. NIES-3757 genome:
- a CDS encoding transposase IS4 family protein, whose translation MLRKSYNTRMDKKLLELYSDYIISSFGQITATGLSRVLEGSISHDKITRFLSAKDLESRELWKLVKPVVREYEQEDGVLIVDDTIEKKPHTQENELVCWHHDHQENRSVKGINIINYVYSVEDISLPIGFDVVKKSIKFCEVKTKKEKRKATATKNELTRNQLKICSQNQLKYRYVLADSWFSSKENMAFICQDLDKHLIMALKSNRTVALSEENKKQGCFTRIDELNWSEQISVRGWLKGLDFPVLIYRQVFKNQDGSTGILYLACSDLNCNVPQIEAIYQKRWNVEVFHKTLKSNTGLAKSPTKCLRTQGNHIFMSIYAAFQLECLKLKHKMNHFALRSTIYVKALQQAMCELHLLKSA comes from the coding sequence ATGTTACGCAAAAGCTATAATACTCGAATGGACAAAAAGCTTTTGGAACTATACAGCGATTATATTATCAGCTCGTTTGGACAGATAACAGCGACAGGATTATCAAGAGTATTAGAAGGAAGTATCAGTCACGATAAAATAACTCGTTTCCTGTCGGCTAAAGACTTAGAGTCACGAGAGCTGTGGAAGTTAGTGAAACCAGTGGTCAGGGAGTATGAACAAGAAGATGGTGTGTTGATTGTGGATGACACCATAGAGAAAAAACCTCATACCCAAGAGAATGAGTTAGTGTGCTGGCATCATGACCATCAAGAAAACCGTTCTGTCAAGGGAATTAACATCATCAACTATGTTTATAGTGTCGAAGACATAAGCCTACCAATTGGGTTTGATGTCGTCAAAAAGTCCATAAAATTTTGTGAGGTAAAAACAAAGAAGGAAAAACGAAAAGCAACAGCAACAAAAAATGAATTAACACGAAATCAATTAAAAATTTGCTCCCAGAATCAACTCAAATACAGGTATGTGCTAGCTGATAGTTGGTTTTCCTCGAAGGAAAATATGGCTTTTATCTGTCAGGATTTAGATAAGCACTTGATCATGGCTCTCAAAAGCAATCGTACCGTAGCCTTGAGTGAAGAAAACAAAAAACAGGGTTGTTTTACCAGAATTGATGAACTCAACTGGTCAGAACAGATCTCAGTCAGAGGATGGCTTAAAGGACTGGACTTTCCTGTTCTCATCTATCGTCAAGTCTTTAAAAACCAAGATGGCAGTACTGGTATTTTGTATTTGGCTTGTAGTGATTTAAACTGTAATGTCCCTCAAATAGAAGCAATCTACCAAAAACGGTGGAACGTGGAAGTCTTTCATAAAACGCTCAAGTCTAATACTGGTTTAGCTAAGTCCCCAACTAAATGTCTTCGTACTCAAGGAAACCATATCTTTATGTCTATCTATGCTGCATTTCAATTAGAGTGTCTGAAATTGAAACACAAGATGAACCATTTTGCTTTGCGCAGTACTATTTATGTCAAAGCTTTGCAACAAGCTATGTGTGAATTACATTTACTCAAGAGTGCGTAA